A DNA window from Mucilaginibacter xinganensis contains the following coding sequences:
- the dnaE gene encoding DNA polymerase III subunit alpha produces the protein MPDFSHLHVHTQFSLLDGAADISKLYKKAAADGMKALAITDHGNMFGVFKFVAEAGKHNVKPIVGCEFYVVDDRHKKQFTKEKKDKRYHQLMLAKNPEGYKNLVKLCSFGYMEGLYSKWPRIDKELILKYHKGLIATTCCLGASVPQAILRGTEEEAEIEFKWWLDLFGEDYYIEMQRHDIPEQNTVNAVLAKFAKKYNVKVICSNDSHYVDQQDSNAHDILLCVNTGDMQSTPIATDEEGGKGYRFGFPNDQFYFKTQAEMGKLFHDIPESLDNTNEIVDKVEVLKLKRDILLPNYVIPPEFKIHSESTPDSDTLNQWEYLKHLTFMGAKERYIDIDAETEERINFELFTIRTMGFAGYFLIVADFIKAGRDMGVFIGPGRGSAAGSVVAYCTGITNIDPMKYNLLFERFLNPDRKSMPDIDTDFDDAGRQRVIDYVVDKYGKNQVAQIITYGSMAARTSIQDVGRVLDMPLSEMNAIKKLVPDTLGITLKDAIEQVPELKEILKGNDLRAQVLREAEKLEGSVRNTGVHAAGIIIAPYDLTDIVPVAVAKDSDLLVTQYDGRVIEDAGVIKMDFLGLKTLTILKDALRMIKQNHGVVIDIDYIPLDDKETFELYQRGDTNGTFQFESDGMQMYLRELKPDKFEDLIAMNALYRPGPIEYIPNFISRKHGREPITFDLPDMEEYLGETYGITVYQEQVMLLSQKLAGFSKGDADVLRKAMGKKQIEVLNKMESQFMDGAAAKGHPKDKLTKIWTDWKAFAQYAFNKSHSTCYAFVAYQTAYLKAHYPSEYMAAVLNNQNNMEKITFFMEECRRMGVEVLGPDINESDMAFAVNARGQVRFGLTGVKGVGDKAVESIIEERAERGPYKSVYDFAQRSNTRSVNRKSYENLVYGGAFDEFGLNRAQFFAKTENGVLTGVERLIKYANDYQNTQNSSQSSLFGGSVASYIPEPAMPESDEWPLIEKLKYEKDVIGIYLTGHPLDNYKVELERFCNANISDLKMMQKARSGEGGEELMAAFANLRRKGEICIGGLVGNVQHKMTKTGKPFGTFVLEDYNESYEFALFGDDYVKFRNMMVDGYFLHLRGIIEEKFRQKDNWDMKITVMSLLSEMRDKLTKSLTVCLELNALNSRLLEDLQGLIDINNQKYPVKNCTLKFMIKDRDENMLVELPSKNFKVNPSDDLMADIFNLTNVQPVLN, from the coding sequence ATGCCCGATTTTTCGCACTTACACGTACATACCCAATTTTCACTGCTCGACGGTGCTGCCGATATCTCAAAACTCTACAAAAAAGCAGCAGCCGATGGCATGAAAGCCCTGGCTATTACCGACCATGGTAATATGTTTGGTGTATTTAAGTTTGTGGCAGAGGCGGGCAAGCATAATGTGAAGCCTATCGTCGGCTGCGAGTTTTACGTGGTGGATGACCGGCATAAAAAGCAGTTTACCAAAGAGAAGAAAGATAAGCGGTACCATCAGCTGATGCTGGCTAAAAACCCCGAAGGTTACAAGAACCTGGTTAAACTTTGCTCATTTGGCTACATGGAAGGCCTTTACAGCAAGTGGCCCCGTATTGATAAGGAACTGATATTAAAATACCACAAAGGGCTAATTGCAACTACCTGCTGCCTGGGCGCATCCGTACCGCAGGCCATTTTACGGGGGACAGAAGAAGAGGCTGAAATTGAGTTTAAATGGTGGTTAGACCTGTTTGGTGAGGATTACTACATAGAGATGCAGCGCCATGACATTCCTGAACAAAACACAGTGAATGCGGTACTGGCTAAATTTGCAAAAAAGTATAACGTTAAGGTGATCTGCTCAAACGATTCGCACTATGTGGATCAGCAGGATTCAAATGCGCACGATATTTTGCTTTGCGTGAACACCGGCGATATGCAGAGCACGCCGATAGCTACGGATGAAGAAGGTGGTAAAGGCTATCGTTTCGGGTTCCCTAACGACCAGTTTTACTTTAAAACGCAGGCCGAAATGGGCAAGCTTTTTCATGACATCCCTGAATCTTTAGACAACACCAATGAAATAGTTGACAAGGTAGAAGTGCTGAAGCTGAAAAGAGATATTCTGCTTCCCAATTACGTTATCCCCCCTGAATTTAAGATCCACAGTGAGAGTACGCCTGATTCAGATACCCTTAACCAGTGGGAATACCTGAAGCACCTCACCTTTATGGGGGCAAAGGAACGTTATATTGACATAGATGCCGAGACGGAAGAACGCATCAACTTTGAGTTGTTCACCATCCGTACCATGGGCTTTGCGGGATATTTCCTGATCGTTGCCGATTTCATTAAGGCAGGGCGGGATATGGGCGTATTTATTGGTCCGGGCCGCGGTTCTGCGGCGGGATCTGTAGTGGCCTATTGTACAGGTATTACCAATATCGACCCGATGAAGTATAATCTCCTGTTCGAGAGGTTCCTGAACCCGGATCGTAAATCAATGCCCGATATTGATACCGACTTTGATGACGCCGGCCGGCAAAGAGTTATTGACTACGTGGTTGATAAATATGGTAAGAACCAGGTAGCGCAAATTATTACTTATGGTTCAATGGCCGCCCGTACCAGCATCCAGGACGTGGGCCGCGTATTGGATATGCCGCTTTCTGAAATGAACGCCATTAAAAAGCTGGTTCCTGACACATTGGGCATCACCCTGAAAGACGCTATTGAACAGGTGCCCGAACTTAAGGAGATTTTAAAAGGGAACGATTTACGTGCCCAGGTGCTGCGCGAGGCCGAAAAGCTGGAAGGGTCGGTACGTAATACAGGTGTGCACGCTGCAGGTATTATCATAGCACCGTATGACTTAACAGACATTGTTCCGGTAGCGGTAGCAAAAGACTCTGATCTGCTGGTTACCCAGTATGATGGCCGGGTAATTGAAGATGCAGGTGTTATTAAGATGGACTTTTTGGGTTTGAAAACCCTTACCATTTTGAAGGATGCCCTGCGGATGATCAAACAAAATCACGGGGTAGTAATAGACATAGATTACATCCCGCTTGATGATAAAGAAACCTTTGAGCTTTACCAGCGCGGCGATACCAACGGTACGTTCCAGTTTGAAAGCGATGGGATGCAGATGTACCTGCGTGAACTGAAGCCCGATAAGTTTGAGGATTTAATTGCCATGAACGCGCTTTACCGCCCGGGCCCTATTGAGTATATCCCCAACTTTATCAGCCGTAAGCATGGCCGCGAGCCGATCACCTTTGACCTTCCGGACATGGAGGAATACCTGGGCGAAACCTACGGGATTACCGTGTACCAGGAACAGGTGATGCTTTTGTCGCAAAAGCTGGCAGGCTTTAGTAAGGGCGATGCTGACGTTTTGCGTAAAGCAATGGGCAAAAAGCAAATTGAGGTGCTAAACAAAATGGAGTCCCAGTTTATGGATGGGGCAGCAGCAAAAGGGCACCCTAAAGATAAATTAACGAAAATTTGGACCGACTGGAAGGCATTTGCCCAGTACGCGTTCAATAAATCGCACTCTACCTGTTACGCCTTTGTGGCTTATCAAACAGCTTATTTGAAAGCACATTACCCGTCTGAATACATGGCTGCGGTTTTAAACAACCAGAACAACATGGAAAAGATCACCTTCTTTATGGAGGAGTGCCGGAGAATGGGTGTGGAAGTTTTGGGCCCTGATATTAATGAAAGTGACATGGCTTTTGCTGTAAATGCCAGGGGACAGGTTCGTTTCGGGTTAACCGGTGTTAAAGGTGTGGGCGATAAGGCAGTAGAAAGTATTATTGAAGAACGTGCGGAACGCGGCCCGTATAAATCTGTTTATGATTTTGCGCAGCGCTCAAATACCCGCAGTGTAAACCGCAAGTCGTATGAAAACCTGGTTTACGGCGGTGCATTTGATGAGTTTGGATTGAACCGTGCACAGTTCTTCGCTAAGACAGAAAATGGTGTGCTTACAGGTGTTGAGCGGTTGATAAAATACGCTAATGACTACCAAAATACGCAGAACAGTTCGCAATCGTCGCTTTTTGGCGGTTCGGTGGCATCATATATTCCTGAGCCGGCTATGCCTGAATCAGATGAGTGGCCGCTGATTGAAAAGCTGAAATATGAGAAAGATGTGATCGGTATTTACCTTACCGGCCACCCGCTTGATAACTACAAGGTTGAGCTGGAAAGATTTTGCAATGCAAATATCAGCGATTTGAAGATGATGCAGAAAGCGCGATCAGGTGAGGGTGGTGAGGAGCTGATGGCGGCATTTGCCAACCTGCGCCGCAAAGGGGAGATCTGCATAGGTGGCCTGGTAGGCAACGTACAGCATAAAATGACCAAAACAGGTAAGCCGTTTGGCACCTTTGTTTTAGAGGATTATAATGAATCGTACGAGTTTGCGCTTTTTGGCGATGACTATGTTAAGTTCAGGAACATGATGGTTGATGGATATTTCCTGCATTTAAGAGGAATTATTGAAGAGAAGTTTCGCCAGAAGGATAACTGGGACATGAAAATAACGGTAATGAGCCTGCTCTCCGAAATGCGGGACAAACTCACCAAGTCGTTAACCGTATGCCTGGAATTGAATGCTTTGAACAGCCGTTTACTGGAAGATCTGCAGGGCCTGATAGATATCAATAACCAAAAATACCCGGTTAAGAATTGCACCCTTAAATTTATGATAAAAGACAGGGATGAAAATATGCTGGTGGAGCTGCCGTCGAAGAATTTTAAGGTAAACCCGAGCGATGACCTGATGGCTGATATTTTTAATTTAACGAATGTACAACCGGTGTTGAATTAG
- a CDS encoding carboxypeptidase-like regulatory domain-containing protein has product MKLKNLPLLLFCMVITHSYGQLVSGKVIDSDTKLPVSGAVISLGKKQTITGSFGDFRIPASGGDSLRIVRFGYKTYTKLVINPMDAIKVDLEPAKIVIKEVIIHANREREYKKDSAYNRQFYAKQFNYKGPTVMDAFVHHIPKNTSELLSVDVVTLIRALTKKSTRAYKFNKLLLRDEKTNYINQKFSHGMVSKVTGLRGDTLSAFIIQYRPTYAYAQKATDYEMEVYIKECYKKFLKDGFKKNELFNASRKDSVIFRLN; this is encoded by the coding sequence ATGAAATTGAAGAACCTGCCGCTCCTTTTATTTTGTATGGTAATAACCCATAGTTACGGCCAACTGGTAAGCGGTAAGGTTATTGATTCAGACACAAAACTACCCGTCAGTGGCGCTGTAATAAGCCTCGGTAAAAAGCAAACCATAACGGGATCATTTGGCGACTTCAGGATTCCCGCTTCTGGCGGTGACAGCCTCCGGATTGTCCGCTTTGGTTACAAAACCTATACTAAACTGGTAATTAATCCTATGGATGCCATAAAGGTTGACCTTGAGCCCGCTAAAATTGTGATCAAAGAAGTTATTATACACGCCAACCGGGAAAGGGAATATAAAAAGGACTCGGCTTATAACCGGCAGTTTTATGCTAAACAATTCAATTATAAAGGCCCAACAGTTATGGATGCGTTTGTACATCATATCCCTAAAAACACCAGCGAACTGTTAAGTGTTGACGTAGTCACTTTGATACGGGCGCTCACCAAAAAAAGCACCCGCGCCTATAAATTTAACAAGCTTTTGCTGCGCGATGAAAAAACAAATTACATTAACCAAAAGTTCAGTCATGGCATGGTATCCAAAGTTACCGGGTTAAGAGGTGATACGCTTTCGGCATTCATTATCCAATATCGCCCAACTTATGCGTATGCCCAAAAGGCCACTGATTACGAAATGGAGGTTTACATTAAGGAATGCTATAAAAAGTTTTTGAAGGATGGATTTAAGAAGAATGAACTTTTTAATGCAAGCCGGAAAGATTCCGTTATTTTTAGGTTAAATTGA
- a CDS encoding glycine--tRNA ligase, protein MSKSTDELFKNVISHAKEYGFVFQSSEIYDGLSAVYDYGQFGSELKNNLKTYWWKSMVQMHDNIVGIDSAIFMHPSIWKASGHVDGFSDPMIDNKDSKKRYRADQLLEDKIAKYDKDGKTDKAELLQTEMDTALKNEDLPRLRELIIEHEIADPVSGTRNWTEVRQFNLMFSTQMGAVADDADLVYLRPETAQGIFVNYLNVQKSGRMKIPFGIAQIGKAFRNEVIARQFIIRMREFEQMEMQYFVRPGTQKEWFNKWKETRLKWHLALGTAPEKYRYHEHTKLAHYADAAYDIEFEFPFGFKEVEGIHSRTDFDLSQHQKFSGKKMQYFDPEVDPETGKPYGNYIPYVIETSIGLDRMFLLTMINAFEEEDLSTEEKQDSRTVLHLHPCLAPVKAAIFPLIKKDGLPEKAREIMDKLKLDFNLQYEEKDAIGKRYRRQDAIGTPICITVDHQTLEDNTVTIRHRDSMAQERVDANQLEKILGDLVSWKNLLA, encoded by the coding sequence ATGAGCAAATCAACCGACGAACTTTTTAAAAACGTTATATCGCACGCAAAAGAATATGGCTTTGTTTTCCAGAGCAGTGAAATTTATGATGGCCTTAGCGCTGTTTATGATTACGGGCAATTTGGCTCGGAACTGAAGAACAACCTTAAAACCTATTGGTGGAAATCAATGGTGCAGATGCACGATAATATTGTTGGGATTGATTCTGCTATATTTATGCACCCTTCTATCTGGAAAGCGAGCGGCCATGTTGATGGTTTCAGCGACCCGATGATTGACAATAAAGACAGCAAAAAACGCTATCGCGCAGATCAGCTGCTGGAAGACAAAATTGCCAAATATGATAAAGATGGCAAAACGGACAAGGCCGAGCTGCTGCAAACAGAAATGGACACCGCCCTTAAAAATGAGGACCTGCCACGCCTGCGCGAATTAATTATAGAACATGAAATTGCCGACCCGGTGAGTGGTACCCGCAACTGGACTGAAGTGCGCCAGTTTAACCTGATGTTCAGTACCCAGATGGGTGCTGTGGCTGATGATGCCGACCTGGTTTACCTTCGCCCTGAAACCGCGCAGGGTATTTTTGTGAATTACCTGAACGTGCAAAAATCAGGCAGGATGAAAATTCCTTTCGGGATAGCGCAAATTGGCAAGGCCTTCCGTAATGAAGTGATTGCCCGCCAGTTTATAATCCGCATGCGCGAATTTGAGCAAATGGAGATGCAATACTTTGTACGCCCCGGCACGCAAAAGGAATGGTTTAACAAATGGAAAGAAACCCGTTTAAAATGGCATTTGGCTTTAGGTACCGCGCCCGAAAAATACCGTTACCACGAACATACCAAACTGGCCCATTATGCAGATGCCGCTTATGATATCGAGTTTGAGTTTCCATTCGGATTTAAAGAAGTAGAAGGGATCCATAGCCGTACAGATTTTGATTTGAGCCAGCACCAGAAGTTCTCAGGCAAAAAAATGCAATACTTTGACCCTGAAGTTGACCCTGAAACAGGCAAGCCTTATGGCAACTATATCCCGTACGTTATTGAAACTTCTATAGGGTTAGACCGGATGTTTTTGTTAACAATGATAAACGCCTTTGAAGAAGAAGACTTAAGCACCGAAGAAAAACAGGATAGCCGTACGGTATTACACCTGCACCCATGCCTGGCGCCGGTTAAAGCCGCCATATTTCCGTTGATAAAGAAAGACGGACTGCCAGAAAAGGCGCGCGAGATAATGGATAAGCTAAAGCTTGATTTTAACCTGCAATACGAAGAGAAAGATGCTATAGGAAAACGCTACCGCAGGCAGGATGCCATCGGTACTCCTATCTGTATCACTGTGGATCATCAGACGCTGGAAGATAACACCGTAACCATCCGTCACCGCGATAGCATGGCGCAGGAGCGCGTTGACGCAAACCAGTTGGAGAAGATCCTGGGCGATTTGGTAAGCTGGAAGAATTTGTTGGCTTAG
- the radC gene encoding RadC family protein, translating to MNNYDTKIGIKAWAEEDRPREKLGTQGRRALSDAELIAILIGSGSRNETAVELSRRILHHYDNDLNKLGKASIAELSNFKGIGEAKAISIIAALEIGRRRDDTENPAPEYISTSRDAYNLIKRHLVDLNHEEFWILLTGRSQKFIARELVSKGGLSATIVDPKIIFGLALQHQASNIFLVHNHPSGNLKPSNEDLHLTKKLVEAGRLLDIRIMDHLIITNGGFYSFADEGVF from the coding sequence GTGAACAATTACGACACCAAAATCGGCATCAAAGCGTGGGCGGAGGAAGATCGCCCGCGTGAGAAACTGGGCACACAGGGCCGCCGTGCCCTGAGTGATGCCGAGTTGATTGCCATATTGATAGGCTCGGGCAGCAGGAATGAAACTGCTGTTGAATTAAGCAGGCGTATTTTACATCATTATGATAACGACCTGAACAAACTCGGCAAAGCCTCCATTGCCGAGCTCTCCAATTTTAAAGGCATCGGCGAAGCCAAAGCCATTTCCATCATAGCCGCGCTCGAGATTGGCCGGCGGAGAGACGATACAGAAAACCCCGCGCCCGAATATATCAGCACCAGCAGGGATGCTTACAATTTGATAAAGCGGCACCTGGTTGATCTGAACCACGAAGAGTTCTGGATCTTGCTAACCGGGCGCTCACAAAAATTCATCGCCCGTGAACTGGTTAGCAAAGGCGGCTTATCAGCTACCATTGTGGACCCAAAGATCATTTTTGGTTTGGCCCTGCAGCACCAGGCCAGCAATATCTTCCTGGTACACAACCATCCATCCGGTAATTTAAAACCAAGTAACGAAGATCTTCACCTCACCAAAAAATTGGTTGAGGCAGGTCGGCTGCTGGACATCAGGATCATGGATCACCTTATTATCACCAACGGCGGCT